Proteins encoded by one window of Nicotiana tabacum cultivar K326 chromosome 10, ASM71507v2, whole genome shotgun sequence:
- the LOC107827875 gene encoding non-specific lipid-transfer protein 1-like translates to MAKFASLSVMFIAAMVIAIVASHAEAVVTCGTVATDLSPCLDYVRMGGAIPTMCCNGIRNLFSAASTTQDRQTVCNCMKSAARVISGVNLNLAAALPSKCGVIIPYKISPSIDCAKVQ, encoded by the exons ATGGCTAAGTTTGCAAGCTTATCAGTAATGTTCATAGCTGCTATGGTGATTGCAATAGTTGCAAGCCATGCAGAGGCAGTAGTCACATGTGGGACGGTGGCCACAGATTTGTCGCCATGCCTCGACTACGTTAGGATGGGAGGAGCTATCCCTACAATGTGCTGCAACG GTATTAGGAACCTTTTCAGTGCAGCAAGTACCACTCAAGATCGCCAAACTGTTTGCAATTGCATGAAATCTGCTGCTCGTGTTATCAGTGGAGTTAATCTCAACCTAGCTGCTGCCCTTCCCAGCAAATGTGGTGTCATTATACCCTACAAGATCAGCCCATCCATTGACTGCGccaa GGTGCAGTAA